In Lotus japonicus ecotype B-129 chromosome 5, LjGifu_v1.2, one genomic interval encodes:
- the LOC130718834 gene encoding calcineurin B-like protein 10, with product MATDDPVIEQALLGSRTLGERVYAALMPLIAVVEALVFAVAGCFNLCPLRNVNQEQTRECTAKDFARLAKETRFTVNEVEALHVLFTKLSCTVINDGLIHKVELGLALFQNPNGESLFLDRVFDLFDEKRNGVIEFEEFVHALNVFHPYAPIEEKSDFAFKLYDLRQTGFIEPEEVKQMVIAILMESDMHLSDDLLEAIVDKTIADVDKDNDGKISKEDWKAFVSRNPSLLKNMTLPYLKNITTVFPSFIFTSEAEI from the exons ATGGCCACAGATGACCCT GTTATTGAACAAGCGTTGTTGGGATCTAGGACCCTAGGAGAGCGTGTCTATGCGGCGTTGATGCCACTCATAGCTGTGGTTGAGGCTCTGGTGTTTGCTGTGGCAGGTTGTTTTAACCTTTGTCCACTCAGAAATGTTAATCAGGAACAGACACGTGAATGTACTGCTAAGGATTTTGCTCGCCTTGCGAAAGAAACCAGAT TTACTGTTAATGAAGTGGAGGCCCTCCATGTGCTGTTTACAAAGTTAAGTTGCACCGTAATTAATGATGGCTTGATTCACAAG GTGGAGCTTGGATTGGCActatttcaaaacccaaatGGAGAAAGTCTTTTCCTGGATCGA GTTTTTGATCTTTTTGATGAAAAGAGAAATGGTGTTATCGAGTTTGAGGAATTTGTCCACGCGCTCAAtgttttccatccttatgctccTATAGAGGAAAAAAGTGATT TTGCATTTAAGCTCTATGACCTGAGGCAAACTGGGTTCATAGAACCAGAGGAA GTCAAGCAAATGGTTATAGCCATTCTGATGGAATCGGACATGCACCTTTCTGATGatcttcttgaagctattgttGATAAG ACAATTGCTGATGTGGATAAGGACAATGATGGTAAAATCAGCAAAGAAGATTGGAAAGCTTTTGTGAGTAGAAATCCATCCCTCTTGAAGAACATGACACTTCCTTATTTGAA GAATATCACCACTGTGTTTCCTAGTTTTATTTTCACATCAGAGGCTGAAATTTGA
- the LOC130717901 gene encoding nuclear/nucleolar GTPase 2, translated as MAKKKERKVNVSGKPKHSLDVNRSNDATKKEVRSAATVRRLKMYKSRPVRDKGGKILSHELQSKELPSTRIQPDRRWFANTRVVNQKELEFFREELQTRMSSNYNVILQEKKLPLSLLNDHQKQSRVHLLDRQPFTDAFGPKTKRKRPGLLASDYESLAKKADDSHEAFEEKYGSSGTAEADEADGFRDLVRHNMFEKGQSKRIWGELYKVIDSSDVVVQVLDARDPQGTRCYHLEKHLKENCKYKHMVLLLNKCDLIPAWATKGWLRVLSKEYPTLAFHASINKSFGKGSLLSVLRQFARLKTDKQAISVGFIGYPNVGKSSVINTLRTKNVCKVAPIPGETKVWQYITLTKRTFLIDCPGVVYQNKDTETDVVLKGVVRVTNLKDAADHIGEVLKRVKLEHLQRAYRIQEWVDENDFLLQLCKSTGKLLKGGEPDLMTAAKMVLHDWQRGKIPFFVPPPRLDDLSEEPNVNGIDVADGVDSNQASAAIKAIANVLSSQQQRSVPVQKDLFSENELEGETADQSLNTGDPDTTDPSEELHSAELVPTKES; from the exons ATGGCGAAGAAGAAGGAGCGCAAAGTCAACGTCTCCGGCAAACCGAAGCATTCCCTCGACGTGAACCGGAGCAATGACGCCACCAAGAAGGAGGTGCGCTCCGCCGCCACCGTCCGCCGTCTCAAGATGTACAAGTCCAGACCCGTTCGCGACAAAGGGGGCAAGATCTTATCCCACGAGTTACAGTCCAAGGAGCTTCCCTCCACGCGAATCCAACCTGATCGCCGCTGGTTCG CGAACACTAGGGTTGTGAATCAGAAAGAGCTTGAGTTTTTCAGAGAAGAGCTGCAAACTCGTATGTCAAGTAATTACAATGTTATTCTCCAGGAGAAGAAGCTGCCCTTGTCACTGCTCAATGATCATCAGAAG CAATCAAGGGTTCACCTTCTTGATAGACAGCCTTTCACGGATGCGTTTGGACCCAAGACTAAAAGAAAGCGCCCTGGCCTGTTGGCGTCTGATTATGAGTCCTTAGCTAAGAAAGCTGATGATTCACATG AAGCTTTTGAAGAAAAGTACGGTTCTAGTGGAACTGCAGAAGCTGATGAAGCAGATGGATTTAGAGATTTAGTGCGGCATAATATGTTTGAGAAAGGTCAAAGCAAACGCATATGGGGTGAACTCTACAAGGTCATAGATTCTTCAGATGTTGTTGTCCAG GTTCTAGATGCAAGGGATCCGCAAGGAACACGGTGTTACCATTTAGAGAAGCATTTGAAAGAAAATTGCAAGTACAAGCACATGGTGCTTTTACTGAATAAG TGTGATCTGATTCCTGCTTGGGCAACAAAAGGATGGCTTAGAGTTTTGTCTAAAGAATATCCAACTCTAGCATTCCACGCAAGCATTAACAAGTCCTTTGGAAAG GGTTCACTTCTATCGGTTCTGAGACAATTTGCTCGATTGAAAACTGATAAGCAAGCAATATCCGTTGGATTTATTGGATATCCAAATGTCGGGAAGTCATCAGTGATTAATACACTGCGAACAAAAAAT GTCTGCAAGGTTGCTCCAATTCCAGGGGAAACAAAAGTCTGGCAGTATATAACTCTTACAAAGAGGACCTTTTTGATTGATTGCCCAGGTGTTGTCTACCAAAACAAAGATACTGAAACAGATGTTGTGCTAAAGGGTGTG GTACGTGTAACAAACTTGAAAGATGCTGCAGATCATATAGGTGAGGTTTTGAAACGTGTGAAGTTGGAGCACTTGCAAAGAGCATATAGAATACAAGAATG GGTTGATGAAAATGACTTCCTACTTCAGCTTTGCAAATCGACAGGCAAACTTTTGAAG GGAGGTGAGCCTGACCTGATGACTGCCGCAAAGATGGTACTTCATGACTGGCAGAGGGGTAAAATTCCCTTTTTCGTTCCTCCCCCACGACTGGATGACTTGTCCGAGGAACCTAATGTTAATGGAATTGATGTCGCTGATGGCGTTGATAGCAACCAAGCATCTGCTGCTATTAAAGCTATCGCAAATGTTCTTTCATCCCAGCAACAAAGAAGTGTACCTGTTCAGAAGGATTTATTTAGTGAGAACGAGTTGGAAGGGGAAACTGCTGATCAATCTCTGAACACAGGGGATCCAGACACTACAGATCCATCTGAGGAGCTTCATTCTGCTGAACTGGTCCCAACAAAGGAGTCATGA